In the Streptomyces sp. BHT-5-2 genome, one interval contains:
- a CDS encoding carboxymuconolactone decarboxylase family protein, with product MTNPTPSTGQQAPAAAGHRHGPRMQWAELAPDVYKAMIGLDVAARKGLDPTLAELVKIRASQINRCAMCLHMHITDARKAGETEERIALLSAWEEAAGYYTDRERAALALTEAITVLTDGFVPDAVYEQAAAVFDEPELAQLIAMITTINAWNRFGVTTRRAPGQE from the coding sequence ATGACGAACCCGACACCGTCCACAGGACAGCAGGCGCCGGCCGCCGCCGGCCACCGGCACGGCCCCCGGATGCAGTGGGCCGAGCTGGCCCCCGACGTCTACAAGGCCATGATCGGCCTGGACGTGGCGGCCCGTAAGGGACTCGACCCCACCCTGGCCGAGCTGGTCAAGATCCGCGCCTCGCAGATCAACCGGTGCGCCATGTGCCTCCACATGCACATCACCGACGCCCGCAAGGCCGGCGAGACCGAGGAGCGGATCGCCCTCCTCAGCGCCTGGGAGGAGGCCGCCGGCTACTACACCGACCGCGAGCGCGCCGCCCTGGCGCTCACCGAAGCCATCACCGTGCTGACCGACGGCTTCGTCCCGGACGCCGTCTACGAGCAGGCCGCCGCCGTCTTCGACGAGCCCGAACTCGCCCAGCTGATCGCCATGATCACCACCATCAACGCCTGGAACCGCTTCGGCGTGACCACCCGCCGGGCCCCGGGACAGGAGTGA
- a CDS encoding carboxymuconolactone decarboxylase family protein has protein sequence MTHRMTFWSRVPAFFQAQLKLTEAARKGFGDPVLAELAVLRASQLNKCAFCVDMHVKNLREAGVEQQRIDLLPAWEEAGDLYSERERAALAFTEAVTLLTEGSVPDAVYDRAAAQFTESELAHLLAVIVAINNWNRVNVTVRQPPGAQL, from the coding sequence ATGACCCACCGCATGACGTTCTGGAGCCGGGTGCCCGCCTTCTTCCAGGCCCAGCTCAAGCTCACCGAGGCCGCCAGGAAGGGCTTCGGCGACCCGGTCCTCGCGGAGCTGGCCGTGCTGCGCGCCTCCCAGCTCAACAAGTGCGCGTTCTGCGTCGACATGCATGTGAAGAACCTCCGCGAGGCCGGTGTCGAGCAGCAGCGGATCGACCTGCTGCCGGCCTGGGAGGAGGCCGGCGACCTCTACTCCGAGCGGGAGCGGGCGGCGCTGGCCTTCACCGAGGCGGTCACCCTGCTGACCGAAGGGTCCGTCCCGGACGCGGTCTACGACCGGGCCGCCGCTCAGTTCACCGAGTCCGAACTCGCCCACCTGCTGGCCGTGATCGTCGCCATCAACAACTGGAACCGCGTCAACGTCACGGTCCGCCAGCCCCCCGGGGCGCAGCTGTGA
- a CDS encoding isocitrate lyase/phosphoenolpyruvate mutase family protein: protein MTDTDTGPAAALRALHRDRRPDDPLILPTVWDAASARVFADAGFPALATPSAGIAASLGYADGETPADEMFAAIARIVRAVDVPVTADVEAGYGLSAGELVGRLAEAGAAGCNLEDSDHATGALRDPQEQADRLAAVRAEAGDALVLNARIDTFLRGEASPDAALVRARHYAAAGADCLYPILAPPELLPELAAAAPLPLNALARAGGPSPRALGARGATRITFGGGLHRAATTALSALAERLRDGSGI, encoded by the coding sequence GTGACCGACACCGACACCGGCCCCGCCGCGGCGTTGCGCGCCCTGCACCGCGACCGCCGGCCGGACGACCCGCTGATCCTCCCCACCGTCTGGGACGCCGCCTCCGCCCGGGTCTTCGCCGACGCCGGCTTCCCGGCGCTGGCCACTCCCAGCGCGGGCATCGCCGCGTCCCTGGGATACGCGGACGGCGAGACCCCGGCCGACGAGATGTTCGCGGCGATCGCCCGGATCGTCCGGGCCGTGGACGTGCCGGTGACGGCGGACGTGGAGGCCGGCTACGGGCTGTCCGCCGGGGAACTGGTCGGCCGGCTCGCCGAGGCCGGCGCGGCCGGCTGCAACCTGGAGGACTCCGACCACGCCACCGGCGCCCTGCGCGACCCGCAGGAGCAGGCCGACCGGCTGGCCGCGGTCCGGGCCGAGGCCGGCGACGCGCTGGTGCTCAACGCCCGGATCGACACCTTCCTGCGCGGCGAGGCGAGCCCGGACGCGGCGCTGGTGCGGGCCCGCCACTACGCCGCGGCCGGCGCCGACTGCCTCTACCCGATCCTCGCCCCGCCGGAGCTGCTGCCCGAACTGGCCGCGGCGGCCCCCCTCCCGCTCAACGCCCTGGCCAGGGCCGGCGGCCCGTCCCCGCGCGCACTGGGCGCACGGGGCGCGACCCGGATCACCTTCGGCGGCGGCCTCCACCGCGCCGCGACGACGGCCCTGTCGGCACTGGCGGAGCGCCTGCGGGACGGGTCCGGAATCTGA
- a CDS encoding serine hydrolase: MLSVAVAPWRRPPVILRNADVPHYAASTMKVAVLAAVHRSGLDHDHPVPVVNDFPSAAVGSYAHDRAEDSDPEPWRLLGGTAPLGWLADRMVRHSSNLATSLCTAAVGRAAVAEVWRRAGASAASGSPRGIEDAAARAAGIDNRVTAHDLIRLLASLEPEVLARLEHNAHAVDLAAGLPPGTRLAGKNGWVDGARHSAAVVHPPDAPPYVLAVCYTGPLADGQDTGDPAARLLARLSSRVWDCRHRLAELS, translated from the coding sequence ATGCTCTCCGTAGCCGTAGCCCCCTGGCGGCGTCCTCCGGTGATCCTGCGGAACGCCGACGTGCCGCACTACGCGGCCAGCACGATGAAGGTCGCGGTGCTCGCCGCCGTCCACCGCAGCGGCCTCGACCACGACCACCCGGTCCCCGTCGTCAACGACTTCCCCTCGGCGGCCGTCGGCAGCTACGCCCACGACCGGGCCGAGGACAGCGACCCCGAGCCCTGGCGGCTGCTGGGCGGCACCGCACCGCTCGGCTGGCTCGCCGACCGGATGGTCCGGCACTCCTCCAACCTGGCCACCAGCCTCTGCACGGCCGCGGTCGGCCGGGCGGCGGTCGCCGAGGTGTGGCGGCGGGCCGGGGCGTCGGCCGCGTCCGGCAGCCCGCGCGGCATCGAGGACGCCGCCGCCCGCGCCGCCGGCATCGACAACCGCGTCACCGCCCACGACCTGATCCGGCTGCTGGCCTCCCTCGAACCGGAGGTGCTGGCCCGGCTGGAGCACAACGCGCACGCCGTGGACCTCGCCGCGGGACTGCCGCCCGGCACCCGCCTGGCCGGCAAGAACGGCTGGGTCGACGGGGCGCGGCACAGCGCGGCGGTGGTCCACCCGCCCGACGCACCGCCCTACGTACTGGCCGTCTGCTACACCGGCCCGCTCGCCGACGGCCAGGACACCGGCGACCCCGCGGCCCGCCTGCTGGCCCGCCTCTCGTCCCGCGTCTGGGACTGCCGCCACCGCCTCGCCGAACTTTCCTGA
- a CDS encoding FBP domain-containing protein has product MEPVGEKQIRASFVNCSKGEASRLHLPAGLAELPWEHLDFLGWRDPGAPDRSYLVAPRPDGLMGVTLRVPQGVRRSFTKTTVCSICLTGHPGSGVSLLAARRAGPAGRQGNTVGTYLCADLACSLYVRGRKRSQLAGRHEETLPEADRIARTLRNLDAFLDKVLSGEGA; this is encoded by the coding sequence ATGGAACCGGTCGGTGAGAAACAGATACGCGCGTCCTTCGTGAACTGCTCCAAGGGGGAGGCGAGCCGGCTCCACCTGCCCGCGGGACTGGCCGAACTCCCCTGGGAGCACCTCGACTTCCTGGGCTGGCGCGACCCCGGAGCGCCGGACCGCAGCTATCTGGTCGCCCCGCGGCCCGACGGCCTGATGGGCGTGACCCTGCGGGTGCCGCAGGGCGTGCGGCGCAGCTTCACCAAGACGACGGTCTGCTCGATCTGCCTGACCGGCCACCCGGGCTCCGGCGTCAGCCTGCTCGCCGCCCGTCGCGCCGGCCCCGCGGGCCGGCAGGGCAACACCGTCGGCACCTACCTCTGCGCCGACCTCGCCTGCTCCCTCTACGTCCGCGGCCGCAAGCGCTCCCAGCTCGCCGGCCGCCACGAGGAGACCCTGCCGGAGGCGGACCGGATCGCGCGCACCCTGCGCAATCTGGACGCCTTCCTGGACAAGGTCCTGTCCGGCGAAGGGGCCTGA
- a CDS encoding alpha/beta fold hydrolase, protein MTQIPVARTSVAQTPSVSLPPLSTTVAGPSDGPGVLLAHGATGSVRSNYGTLIPALTATGHRVVAPDYPGSGETPRATGPLELDALADAVVAEAVAAGLTTFTVIGFSMGTAVSVRAAARHPERVRGLVLTAGLARADARAQVWLDLWLRLLERGDHQGFAQARALSGVAPEHLNALPPAELAALLDPDPTLPPAGSAEQAALVKVLDTTADLAGIAVPTLVVATTRDALLDPANSRYLSEHIPGAEYVEIATGHLPMVERNAEWLALIGDFLAARGL, encoded by the coding sequence ATGACGCAGATTCCCGTGGCGCGGACTTCCGTGGCGCAGACCCCGTCCGTTTCCCTTCCGCCGCTCTCCACCACCGTCGCGGGCCCGTCCGACGGGCCCGGCGTCCTGCTGGCGCACGGCGCGACCGGCAGTGTCCGGAGCAACTACGGCACCCTGATCCCGGCCCTGACCGCCACCGGCCACCGGGTGGTGGCGCCGGACTACCCCGGTTCGGGCGAAACCCCGCGCGCCACCGGCCCGTTGGAGCTGGACGCGCTGGCCGACGCGGTGGTCGCCGAGGCCGTCGCGGCCGGCCTTACGACCTTCACCGTGATCGGCTTCTCGATGGGCACCGCGGTGTCCGTACGGGCCGCGGCCCGGCACCCGGAGCGGGTGCGGGGGCTGGTCCTGACCGCCGGGCTGGCCAGGGCGGACGCCCGCGCCCAGGTCTGGCTGGACCTGTGGCTGCGGCTCCTGGAGCGCGGCGACCACCAGGGCTTCGCCCAGGCGCGGGCGCTCAGCGGGGTGGCGCCGGAACACCTCAACGCGCTGCCGCCGGCCGAGCTGGCGGCCCTGCTGGACCCGGACCCGACGCTGCCGCCGGCCGGTTCGGCCGAGCAGGCGGCGCTGGTCAAGGTCCTGGACACCACCGCCGACCTGGCGGGCATCGCGGTCCCGACCCTGGTCGTCGCCACCACCCGGGACGCGCTGCTGGACCCGGCCAACTCCCGCTATCTTTCGGAGCACATACCGGGCGCCGAGTACGTGGAGATCGCCACCGGGCATCTGCCGATGGTCGAGCGGAACGCGGAGTGGCTGGCGCTGATCGGGGACTTCCTGGCCGCGCGGGGGCTGTGA